The following coding sequences lie in one Mucilaginibacter sp. KACC 22773 genomic window:
- a CDS encoding cellulase family glycosylhydrolase, producing the protein MKTLNFLRVLFFVAIASFFSCKKANNPAAELTVNQSVITFTPEGGTQDFSVASNATWNISNPGSSWLQLNTTSGNSGSTVIHVTTLSQNATGLTRSIVLEVSSSNGQSRRVTVSQATTIYPTYNTSPKAADATGMSSNAVQLAAKIKLGWNIGNTLEASGGETGWGNPLITEDYVKFVKQQGFNAIRLPCAWNMGHLSNQATAQIDANWLNRVKEVVGYCVKNDMYVLLNIHWDGGWLENNVTKVKQDSVNAKQKALWEQIATAMRDFDEHLMFASANEPAADDAATTAILSTYHQTFINAVRSTGGKNAYRVLVLQGPSTNMEKTSDYMTSLPQDQAAARLMVEVHYYSPFQFCCLLDNDASWGKMFYYWGAGHHSTIEPERNATWGEESDVDASFNRMKTKFVDKGIPVLLGEYGAYRRDNSAHVPLDLPTHEGAVDYWNTYVTKQAKSNGMLPFFWDTGGALDRRNYTVKDQRTIVAIKAGAN; encoded by the coding sequence ATGAAAACATTGAATTTTTTAAGAGTATTATTTTTTGTTGCGATTGCTTCTTTTTTTTCCTGTAAAAAGGCGAATAATCCAGCCGCAGAATTAACAGTTAATCAGTCCGTAATTACATTTACGCCCGAAGGCGGAACGCAGGACTTTTCTGTTGCAAGCAATGCCACATGGAACATCAGCAATCCGGGTTCTTCGTGGCTGCAATTGAATACAACATCTGGTAACAGCGGCAGTACTGTCATTCATGTAACAACGCTGTCGCAAAATGCCACAGGGCTAACACGCTCCATCGTTTTAGAAGTTAGTTCGTCTAATGGTCAGTCAAGAAGGGTAACGGTGTCGCAGGCAACCACTATCTATCCAACTTATAATACCTCGCCAAAAGCAGCTGACGCAACGGGAATGAGCAGTAATGCTGTTCAGTTGGCCGCTAAAATAAAATTAGGATGGAATATCGGTAATACCCTGGAAGCTTCTGGTGGCGAAACAGGCTGGGGCAATCCGCTTATCACCGAAGATTATGTAAAATTTGTAAAACAGCAAGGCTTTAACGCTATACGCCTTCCATGTGCCTGGAACATGGGCCATCTAAGTAACCAGGCAACTGCACAAATAGACGCCAACTGGCTTAACAGGGTGAAAGAAGTGGTGGGGTATTGCGTAAAAAATGATATGTATGTCTTACTCAATATACATTGGGATGGCGGCTGGCTTGAAAATAACGTTACGAAGGTAAAGCAAGATTCTGTTAACGCTAAACAAAAGGCGCTATGGGAACAAATTGCAACGGCCATGCGCGATTTTGACGAACACCTGATGTTTGCCAGCGCCAATGAGCCGGCTGCAGATGATGCCGCGACAACAGCAATACTTTCCACCTATCATCAAACCTTTATTAACGCAGTCAGATCAACCGGTGGTAAAAACGCCTATCGGGTATTGGTGCTTCAGGGCCCTTCTACCAACATGGAAAAAACAAGTGATTATATGACATCCCTTCCGCAGGACCAGGCGGCAGCCCGGTTGATGGTTGAGGTGCATTATTACTCGCCGTTTCAATTCTGCTGCCTGCTGGACAATGATGCCAGCTGGGGTAAAATGTTTTATTATTGGGGCGCAGGGCACCATTCAACTATCGAACCTGAACGAAATGCCACCTGGGGCGAAGAAAGTGATGTTGATGCCTCTTTCAATAGAATGAAGACAAAATTTGTCGACAAGGGAATTCCTGTCCTTTTAGGGGAGTATGGCGCCTACAGGCGTGACAATAGTGCGCATGTTCCTTTAGATCTGCCAACGCACGAGGGCGCAGTAGATTATTGGAATACCTATGTTACGAAACAAGCGAAATCCAACGGCATGCTGCCATTTTTCTGGGATACCGGCGGTGCTTTGGACAGACGAAATTATACTGTAAAAGATCAGCGTACTATTGTTGCCATCAAGGCAGGTGCCAATTAA
- a CDS encoding FtsX-like permease family protein, with amino-acid sequence MNPDIFHINLYHVAAMATLFSGFTLALLLAFAKREGQAANLFLSAALAVIVLKTGGLSPILLPALGPLLYFYVRRMTVPNLRFGLKDILHFSPLLVTYWMPGWLVLISVVIYLYLSHRLIQHFYNRLQPVLMDRPRFAFRRLDKALHLLALLCILWLFNDVLSFAVAFVLIGVAAEVMLKLDSSIQSATPITDRYDVKEKSRRVKEAVAANRYYEDAELTLTTLAAKLNIHPHDLSRIINVGMEKNFNDFINEFRVREIARKMREPAHNRLTLLGIAYESGFNSQRTFNRVFKEMTGKTPAEYKNGLKKELPNDKLAISSHLPPVILRSGSPAGWVPVKLNRNYMLRNYLKIAWRNLINNKVLSLINIGGLAVGMAVVTLISLWILDEVSFNKYHDNYRHIAQVMQNVTINGEVKTSFHQPYPLAAELRKNYSSDFKSVAMSTLPRDYILALSDKKLNEQGVFMEAGGPDLFTLNMLKGRRDAIKDPSSILISASTAKAFFGNGDPMAKVLKLNNLDNLKVAGVYADLPENTTLAGLAFIGCWDRYATNYRLSGMREPWGPGIVNLYVQLADNADVGKVSLKIRDEMLRHLKPLSAKTKPALFLQPMNKWHLYHEFKDGKNTGGEIQYVWLFGIVGVFVLLLACINFMNLSTARSEKRAREVGIRKAIGSSRSQLIQQFYGESVLCVLLAFLVALLIARLNLPAFNQLAGKQIVIPWNSPAFWLAGIGLSLVTAIITGSYPALYLSSFKPVKVLKGAFRVGRLASAPRKVLVVLQFTVSIVLIIGTIVVIRQILFAKDRPIGYSQDRLITIPVRTIELHQHFDAIKQVLMSNGTITEMAEADAPPNKVAGTTDGVGWPGQDPNLDINFGQEDISYDYGKTIGWEFSAGRDFSRSFLSDSSAVIINQAAADFMSIKKPTENHITFFGQRFKIIGVTKDIINRSPYEQVQPMVYFLSKWAGGCLLLKISPKMSAGKAIRNIASVLKTENPEQPFEYHFVDQEYEKEFGDEERIGKLATVFAGLAIFISCLGLFGMASFMAEQRTKEIGVRKVLGASVFALWQLLSKDFAILVFLSIIIASPVAYLFMHNWLRNYQYHTEVAWWIFIVTAIGAILITLITVSFQSIKAALANPIKSLKTE; translated from the coding sequence TTGAATCCTGATATATTCCATATTAATCTGTACCATGTGGCTGCCATGGCAACCCTGTTTTCGGGGTTTACACTTGCGCTGCTTTTAGCTTTCGCAAAAAGGGAAGGCCAGGCAGCCAACCTGTTTTTAAGTGCCGCTTTGGCGGTAATTGTACTGAAGACGGGCGGGCTTTCACCAATTTTGTTACCGGCGCTGGGGCCGCTGTTATATTTTTATGTGCGGCGGATGACGGTACCAAACCTGCGATTTGGCTTAAAAGATATTTTACATTTTTCCCCTTTGCTGGTTACCTATTGGATGCCGGGCTGGCTGGTGCTCATTTCGGTTGTCATTTATTTATACCTGTCGCACCGGTTGATACAGCATTTTTATAACCGCCTGCAGCCGGTGCTCATGGATAGGCCGCGCTTTGCTTTCCGCCGGTTGGATAAGGCCTTGCACCTGCTCGCCTTGCTTTGCATATTATGGCTGTTTAATGATGTCTTGAGTTTTGCTGTTGCTTTTGTGCTTATTGGCGTGGCTGCAGAAGTGATGCTAAAATTGGATAGCAGCATACAATCGGCCACGCCGATAACAGATAGATACGATGTAAAGGAAAAAAGCCGCAGGGTAAAAGAGGCCGTAGCCGCAAACCGTTATTACGAGGATGCCGAACTGACATTGACCACCCTGGCAGCAAAGCTGAATATCCACCCGCACGATTTATCGCGGATTATTAATGTGGGGATGGAAAAGAACTTCAACGACTTTATTAATGAGTTCAGGGTTCGTGAAATTGCCCGGAAGATGCGGGAACCGGCTCATAATCGGCTCACATTGCTGGGGATCGCCTACGAGTCGGGGTTTAACTCCCAAAGAACTTTCAACCGCGTTTTTAAAGAGATGACCGGCAAAACCCCGGCAGAATACAAGAACGGCCTGAAAAAAGAGTTGCCAAATGATAAGTTGGCCATCTCATCACACTTACCACCGGTAATATTGCGTTCAGGAAGCCCAGCAGGTTGGGTTCCTGTAAAATTAAATCGCAATTATATGCTCAGAAATTATTTGAAAATTGCCTGGCGCAACCTTATTAACAATAAAGTATTATCGCTTATTAATATAGGCGGCCTTGCAGTGGGCATGGCGGTGGTAACGCTGATTAGTTTGTGGATTTTGGATGAAGTATCATTTAATAAGTATCACGATAATTACCGCCATATAGCCCAGGTAATGCAAAATGTGACCATTAATGGCGAAGTAAAAACCTCGTTCCATCAACCGTACCCCCTGGCGGCCGAGCTACGCAAAAATTACAGCAGCGATTTTAAGTCTGTAGCCATGTCGACACTCCCGAGAGATTATATCCTGGCTTTAAGCGATAAAAAGCTGAACGAGCAAGGCGTTTTTATGGAAGCCGGCGGACCAGACCTGTTTACATTAAATATGCTTAAGGGCAGGCGCGATGCTATAAAAGACCCATCATCTATATTAATATCCGCGTCGACAGCTAAGGCATTTTTTGGAAATGGGGACCCTATGGCTAAAGTATTAAAGCTGAATAACCTGGATAACCTGAAAGTAGCCGGCGTTTATGCAGATCTGCCCGAAAACACCACGCTTGCCGGTTTGGCTTTTATTGGTTGCTGGGACCGCTATGCCACAAATTATAGATTAAGCGGAATGAGAGAGCCGTGGGGGCCCGGCATTGTTAATTTATATGTTCAATTGGCCGATAATGCCGACGTCGGAAAAGTGTCTTTAAAAATAAGAGATGAAATGCTGCGGCATTTGAAACCGCTTTCGGCTAAAACAAAACCGGCGCTGTTTCTGCAGCCGATGAATAAATGGCATTTGTACCATGAGTTTAAGGACGGAAAAAACACCGGCGGCGAAATACAATATGTGTGGCTTTTTGGTATTGTAGGTGTGTTTGTACTACTGCTGGCCTGTATTAACTTTATGAACTTAAGTACAGCCAGGTCTGAGAAACGCGCGCGCGAGGTAGGTATCCGCAAGGCAATTGGTTCATCCCGCAGCCAGTTGATACAACAGTTTTACGGCGAATCGGTACTTTGCGTATTACTGGCATTTTTAGTGGCTTTACTAATAGCAAGATTAAATCTCCCGGCCTTCAATCAGCTGGCCGGTAAACAAATAGTTATTCCATGGAACAGCCCGGCGTTTTGGCTCGCCGGCATTGGCCTTAGTTTGGTTACTGCTATTATCACCGGCAGTTACCCGGCGCTCTACCTGTCGTCATTTAAGCCAGTAAAGGTATTGAAGGGTGCGTTCAGGGTTGGGCGGCTGGCTTCAGCCCCGCGTAAAGTACTGGTGGTGCTTCAGTTTACAGTTTCTATTGTGCTCATCATCGGTACCATTGTAGTTATCCGGCAGATACTTTTTGCCAAAGACCGCCCTATAGGTTACAGCCAGGACAGATTGATTACGATACCCGTCCGAACCATTGAACTCCATCAACATTTTGATGCGATAAAACAGGTCCTTATGAGTAACGGCACAATAACTGAAATGGCCGAAGCAGATGCCCCGCCTAACAAGGTTGCCGGTACTACCGATGGAGTGGGATGGCCTGGACAAGACCCTAATCTGGATATCAATTTCGGGCAGGAGGATATTTCATACGATTATGGCAAAACCATTGGTTGGGAATTTAGCGCAGGCCGCGATTTCTCGCGTTCATTCCTTTCCGATTCATCAGCGGTAATCATTAACCAGGCAGCAGCTGATTTTATGTCCATTAAAAAACCGACAGAAAACCACATAACTTTTTTTGGCCAACGGTTTAAAATCATAGGGGTAACTAAAGACATCATTAACCGGTCGCCTTATGAACAGGTGCAACCTATGGTTTATTTTCTATCGAAATGGGCGGGAGGCTGTTTACTGCTAAAGATAAGTCCGAAAATGAGCGCCGGCAAAGCCATTCGCAACATTGCTTCAGTGTTAAAAACCGAAAACCCGGAACAGCCATTTGAATACCATTTTGTTGACCAGGAATATGAAAAAGAATTCGGTGATGAAGAACGCATAGGGAAGCTGGCTACTGTCTTCGCCGGCCTGGCTATATTTATCAGTTGTCTCGGGCTGTTTGGTATGGCATCATTCATGGCCGAACAGCGCACTAAAGAAATAGGTGTACGCAAGGTGCTTGGCGCTTCAGTGTTCGCCCTGTGGCAATTGTTATCGAAAGATTTTGCCATACTGGTGTTTTTGTCAATAATCATAGCCTCGCCTGTGGCTTATTTATTTATGCATAACTGGCTGCGTAACTATCAGTATCATACCGAAGTTGCCTGGTGGATATTTATTGTTACAGCTATTGGCGCTATACTCATCACATTAATAACGGTAAGCTTCCAGTCCATAAAAGCCGCACTGGCAAACCCGATAAAAAGTTTGAAGACAGAATGA
- a CDS encoding family 43 glycosylhydrolase, giving the protein MINHLYRLQQCLALLLFCTSAAHSHSKSVADSSSFYQTVRTYVNPVLPGDHPDPTLLKVGDDFYHCGSTFHFNPYLPIYHSKDLVHWQVTSRVLPPAKAAWVTDRPSAGICQGAITYFYGSYWIYFSANGQWFSKASSPAGPWTEPVQVKSNAVTGNLGYDNSIFVDDDGKPYMVIKNGQRVNRLQELGRDGQLTSTVINMDWVNTNLQYSWAEGPVMCKRNGFYYYFPAGDVSGGQYVLRGTALTADSTRWERLGGFFKPVTDPKVGFRRPNHISAPF; this is encoded by the coding sequence ATGATCAATCATTTATACCGCCTGCAGCAATGCCTTGCATTGCTGTTATTTTGTACATCGGCCGCCCACTCACATTCAAAGTCGGTTGCCGACTCGTCCTCTTTTTATCAAACTGTAAGAACCTACGTTAATCCTGTCCTGCCCGGTGACCACCCAGACCCTACATTATTGAAGGTTGGAGATGACTTTTATCATTGCGGTTCTACGTTTCATTTCAATCCCTATTTACCCATCTACCATTCTAAGGATCTGGTGCATTGGCAGGTGACCAGCCGGGTTTTACCGCCAGCTAAAGCGGCTTGGGTAACAGATCGCCCCTCGGCGGGTATCTGTCAGGGTGCCATAACTTATTTTTATGGCTCTTACTGGATCTACTTTTCTGCAAACGGTCAATGGTTTAGTAAGGCGAGCTCGCCTGCAGGTCCCTGGACAGAGCCAGTACAAGTGAAATCAAATGCGGTGACCGGGAACCTGGGTTATGATAATTCTATTTTTGTTGATGACGACGGTAAGCCCTACATGGTGATCAAGAACGGGCAGAGGGTGAATCGTCTGCAGGAATTAGGCCGTGATGGCCAGTTAACCAGCACTGTGATCAATATGGATTGGGTTAACACTAATCTGCAATATAGTTGGGCAGAAGGGCCGGTAATGTGCAAGCGCAATGGATTTTACTACTATTTTCCCGCCGGGGATGTGTCCGGCGGCCAGTATGTGTTGAGGGGAACTGCTTTGACCGCCGATTCGACCAGGTGGGAACGGCTGGGCGGTTTCTTCAAGCCGGTTACGGATCCTAAAGTCGGGTTTCGCAGGCCAAATCATATTTCGGCTCCTTTCTAA
- a CDS encoding carbohydrate-binding protein has product MTEVDLNATTATSEAGIYLTDGSEKVVAKLFTGYEQGKKITFELDTARRSIPNSFGNRVWLKLERNQHLLRAWCSGDGKAWTPVGMPVDAAGLDKTQPNYNSWVGTSVGLFAEGQPADFNCFICKDGTSAMPAVGYSNYYGIMTVNDASGKSVANTSDYGGWFMLSGVELGNRSPSAVSVLANAKVNGQFEIWVDDLQRGKLIAKIPFNRKFGWRYYRCGLKWLTGQHDVFVKFPAKAARGLVIKSIQFLN; this is encoded by the coding sequence GTGACTGAAGTGGATCTTAATGCCACAACAGCAACAAGCGAGGCCGGGATTTACCTGACCGACGGTAGCGAAAAAGTGGTTGCCAAATTATTTACGGGTTATGAGCAAGGTAAAAAGATCACTTTCGAGTTAGACACCGCCAGGCGCAGCATTCCGAACAGCTTTGGAAATAGGGTATGGCTTAAACTGGAAAGGAATCAGCATTTACTGCGTGCCTGGTGCAGCGGTGATGGTAAAGCCTGGACGCCTGTTGGTATGCCTGTTGATGCCGCCGGCCTGGATAAAACACAGCCCAATTACAATTCCTGGGTAGGGACAAGCGTAGGATTGTTTGCGGAAGGCCAGCCAGCCGATTTTAATTGTTTTATTTGTAAGGATGGCACATCGGCGATGCCAGCCGTTGGGTACAGCAACTATTACGGTATCATGACCGTGAACGACGCATCTGGTAAAAGTGTAGCCAATACTTCGGACTACGGCGGCTGGTTCATGCTTTCGGGTGTCGAACTCGGTAACAGGTCGCCGTCAGCTGTTAGTGTATTGGCTAATGCCAAGGTAAACGGGCAATTTGAAATTTGGGTGGACGATTTGCAGCGCGGAAAGTTGATTGCTAAAATACCTTTTAACCGCAAATTTGGGTGGAGGTACTACCGCTGCGGGCTAAAATGGCTTACCGGTCAGCACGATGTCTTTGTCAAATTTCCGGCTAAGGCGGCAAGGGGATTGGTAATCAAAAGCATACAATTCTTGAATTAA
- a CDS encoding MATE family efflux transporter, whose protein sequence is MSQSSTAKGKVSSFFSVLKQAIKGQEVDLTSISIKRAIVLLAIPMMLEMAMESVFALVDLYFVGHLKNSSHAIQTVGLTESVLTVIYSLAIGLSMAATAVVARRIGEKNPEAASKAGMQTIVIAVLINLGISIFGFLHARGLLLIMGASAETADHGTPFVRIMMGGSIIIVLLFLINGIFRGAGNAAIAMRSLWIANMANIILCPIFIRGLGPIPAFGLTGAAIATSIGRGLGVTYQVYNLFNGKNALKIRISYFIPDWQQIKAIIKIAAPGILQFVIASCSWIFLAQLVATTGGDHGSAGYQTSLRLMMFFLLPAWGLSNAAATLVGQNLGAGHLERAEQSVFQTIKYTVVFLGIVSILFLTCGHLFASFFTDDEEVKKIATRSLQILSGGFIIYGVGMVLTSAFNGAGDTWTPTKINVFTFWLFQIPFAYLMAKYFGMGPTGVFVTIPISEIGLTIAAYILFKRGKWKKTMV, encoded by the coding sequence ATGTCACAATCATCTACTGCAAAGGGTAAGGTATCTTCTTTTTTCTCGGTCTTAAAACAAGCAATAAAGGGACAGGAGGTTGATTTGACCTCGATCAGCATAAAAAGGGCAATTGTTTTGTTAGCCATCCCCATGATGCTGGAAATGGCCATGGAATCTGTTTTTGCACTGGTCGACCTTTATTTTGTGGGTCATTTAAAAAACAGTAGCCATGCTATACAAACAGTGGGTTTAACCGAATCTGTTTTAACCGTAATATATTCGCTGGCCATAGGTTTAAGTATGGCCGCAACGGCGGTTGTTGCCCGTCGCATTGGCGAAAAAAATCCGGAGGCCGCGTCAAAAGCCGGTATGCAAACCATCGTCATAGCAGTACTTATTAATCTGGGTATAAGTATTTTTGGATTTTTACATGCCCGGGGGCTGCTTTTGATTATGGGTGCTTCGGCAGAAACTGCAGATCATGGAACTCCATTCGTTCGCATTATGATGGGCGGCAGCATCATTATTGTACTGTTGTTTTTGATTAACGGGATTTTCAGAGGTGCCGGTAATGCCGCCATAGCCATGCGTAGCTTGTGGATTGCCAATATGGCAAACATTATTTTATGTCCTATTTTTATCAGGGGGCTTGGGCCCATCCCGGCTTTTGGATTAACGGGTGCAGCCATAGCCACCAGCATTGGTCGTGGTTTGGGCGTTACTTACCAGGTTTACAATTTATTTAATGGTAAAAATGCCTTAAAAATCCGCATAAGCTATTTTATACCCGACTGGCAGCAAATTAAGGCGATTATTAAAATTGCTGCGCCGGGTATTTTACAATTTGTAATAGCCAGTTGCAGCTGGATATTTTTGGCGCAATTGGTTGCCACAACAGGGGGAGACCATGGCTCTGCCGGTTATCAAACATCGCTCCGGCTGATGATGTTTTTCCTGCTGCCCGCCTGGGGTTTAAGCAATGCTGCCGCAACGTTGGTTGGGCAAAATTTGGGCGCCGGGCACCTGGAGAGGGCAGAGCAATCGGTATTTCAAACTATAAAATATACGGTTGTGTTTTTAGGCATCGTGAGCATCCTGTTTTTAACCTGCGGGCATTTGTTTGCCTCATTTTTTACAGACGATGAAGAGGTTAAGAAGATAGCCACCCGCTCTTTGCAAATTTTAAGCGGGGGCTTTATTATTTATGGTGTTGGTATGGTTTTAACCAGCGCGTTTAATGGTGCCGGCGATACCTGGACACCAACAAAAATTAACGTTTTTACATTTTGGTTATTCCAAATTCCTTTCGCTTATTTAATGGCTAAGTATTTTGGAATGGGTCCAACGGGCGTTTTTGTAACCATCCCCATTTCCGAAATAGGATTGACCATAGCCGCTTACATATTATTTAAACGTGGGAAATGGAAGAAAACGATGGTTTAG
- a CDS encoding glycoside hydrolase family 3 C-terminal domain-containing protein — translation MKYTIACFMAFFVAGGVSAQNKSEVALKAKINSIVSKMTLEEKIGMLHGNALFSSAGVSRLGIPELTCDDGPLGVREEIKRFDWASANWTTDSATFLPNGSAIAATWNPVMANRYGVVIGQEANARKKIVMLAPAFNVCRMPLCGRTYEYYSEDPYLNSQLAVQSVKGIQSQHVAACIKHFAANNQELNRDSVNTLVDERALREIYFPAFKAAVQQGNAYTIMSAYNKLNGYWCSENDFLLNKVLKNEWGFKGLVMSDWSGTHHTVAAANNGLDIEMGSSGPYDQWYFAQPLLKAVKEGQVPVKTIDDKVHRILWVMYHTSMSTNHPKGSIATPAHAKAAYDIASESIVLLKNDNHLLPLKADKIKSIAVIGDNAIRTFALGGYGAGVKAKYEVTALAGIKSRFGKTASISFAQGYKANYLANNSDKQNSGYDQPNQKLIDEAVALAKTSDVAILCIGSNREYESEAHDRKNLELPFGEQALVNAVTAANPNTIIVIMAGAPYNLNEIKKSNHAVVWSWFNGSEAGNALADVLKGVVNPSGKLPFTFPVSLKDSPAFALNTYPGKGATAEYKEGILVGYRWYDTKKIQPQFPFGYGLSYTDFSVSHFSVDKKSYGKNETIRAKFTIKNTGNRYGAEVVQLYVSDPVCSVLRPEKELKGFKKIFLKPGETKTVELDVKVGDLAFYDETKKAWNAESGEYILQLGNSSRNIIQKVKISVK, via the coding sequence ATGAAATATACCATTGCCTGTTTTATGGCATTTTTCGTGGCCGGCGGCGTTTCGGCGCAAAATAAAAGTGAGGTTGCCCTTAAAGCGAAGATCAACAGCATCGTCAGTAAAATGACGCTGGAAGAAAAAATAGGCATGCTTCACGGCAACGCGCTGTTTTCTTCGGCAGGCGTAAGCCGTTTAGGTATCCCGGAGCTTACCTGCGATGATGGCCCCTTAGGCGTACGGGAAGAAATAAAACGCTTTGACTGGGCGTCGGCTAACTGGACAACTGATTCTGCCACGTTTCTGCCAAATGGCTCGGCAATAGCGGCCACATGGAATCCCGTAATGGCAAACCGCTATGGCGTAGTTATAGGCCAGGAAGCAAATGCCCGTAAAAAGATTGTAATGCTTGCACCGGCATTCAATGTTTGCAGGATGCCGCTATGCGGCCGTACCTATGAATATTATTCGGAAGATCCTTATCTGAACAGCCAATTGGCTGTTCAATCTGTAAAAGGAATTCAAAGCCAGCATGTAGCAGCCTGTATAAAACATTTTGCTGCCAATAACCAGGAACTTAACCGCGATAGCGTAAACACCTTAGTTGATGAAAGGGCTTTACGCGAAATTTATTTCCCGGCATTTAAAGCAGCCGTACAGCAGGGTAATGCCTACACCATTATGTCGGCCTACAATAAGCTGAACGGCTATTGGTGTTCCGAGAATGATTTTTTATTAAATAAAGTGCTAAAAAACGAATGGGGCTTTAAAGGATTGGTCATGTCAGATTGGTCGGGGACGCATCATACCGTTGCAGCGGCAAACAACGGGCTGGATATTGAAATGGGATCAAGCGGACCGTATGATCAATGGTATTTTGCCCAACCCTTACTAAAAGCTGTTAAGGAAGGCCAGGTTCCGGTAAAAACAATTGATGATAAAGTGCACAGGATTTTGTGGGTAATGTACCACACCTCCATGAGTACTAACCATCCTAAAGGGTCTATCGCTACACCGGCGCATGCCAAAGCCGCCTATGATATTGCCTCGGAATCCATCGTTTTGCTAAAAAACGACAACCATTTGTTGCCTTTAAAAGCAGATAAGATTAAAAGCATTGCTGTCATCGGCGATAATGCCATCCGTACATTTGCTTTGGGTGGATACGGCGCCGGTGTAAAAGCCAAATATGAGGTTACCGCGTTAGCAGGTATAAAATCAAGGTTCGGTAAAACAGCGAGCATCAGTTTCGCCCAGGGTTATAAAGCAAACTACCTGGCAAATAATAGCGACAAACAAAATAGTGGTTATGATCAACCCAATCAAAAACTGATTGATGAGGCGGTAGCGCTTGCAAAAACCAGCGATGTCGCCATTTTATGCATCGGTTCCAATCGTGAATATGAAAGTGAAGCCCATGACCGTAAAAACCTGGAACTGCCTTTTGGCGAGCAGGCCTTGGTTAACGCGGTTACCGCAGCCAACCCCAATACTATTATTGTAATCATGGCCGGCGCTCCGTATAATCTGAATGAAATCAAAAAATCCAACCATGCAGTTGTTTGGTCGTGGTTTAACGGTTCAGAGGCCGGTAATGCACTGGCCGATGTATTAAAAGGTGTTGTAAACCCGTCAGGCAAATTACCATTTACTTTTCCTGTATCGTTAAAAGATTCCCCTGCTTTCGCTTTAAATACTTATCCGGGTAAAGGCGCTACGGCAGAATATAAAGAAGGCATCCTGGTTGGATACCGCTGGTACGACACTAAGAAAATTCAGCCACAGTTTCCATTTGGTTATGGGCTTTCTTATACTGATTTTTCTGTCAGCCACTTTTCGGTAGACAAAAAAAGCTACGGAAAAAATGAAACCATCCGTGCAAAATTCACTATCAAAAATACAGGCAACCGTTATGGGGCCGAAGTTGTGCAGTTATATGTAAGCGATCCGGTTTGTTCGGTTCTGCGTCCTGAAAAGGAGCTTAAAGGTTTTAAAAAGATATTTTTAAAGCCCGGTGAAACAAAAACCGTCGAACTGGATGTAAAGGTTGGCGATCTGGCTTTTTATGACGAAACAAAAAAAGCATGGAATGCAGAATCCGGTGAATACATCCTTCAGTTAGGTAATTCATCACGTAACATTATTCAGAAAGTGAAAATATCGGTTAAATAA
- a CDS encoding alpha/beta hydrolase, with protein sequence MLRDVVTYPAYKDREHRALAGLSMGGGQSLNFGLGNPDTFAWVGGFSSAPNTRKPEELLPNPELAKRKLRLLWISCGDHDNLISFSQRTHDYFVKNNVPHIFYIEPGVHDFRVWKNDLYMFSQLLFKPVDVAKFNNDVTGGSK encoded by the coding sequence TTGCTCCGCGATGTTGTCACTTATCCGGCTTATAAAGACCGGGAGCATCGGGCATTGGCCGGTTTGTCTATGGGCGGCGGGCAGTCGCTCAATTTTGGATTGGGAAATCCTGACACTTTTGCGTGGGTCGGCGGGTTTTCTTCCGCTCCCAATACCCGTAAGCCCGAAGAACTCCTTCCTAACCCTGAACTGGCCAAACGTAAATTGAGACTACTTTGGATTTCCTGCGGCGATCATGACAATTTGATATCATTTAGCCAGCGTACCCACGACTACTTTGTTAAAAACAATGTCCCCCATATCTTCTACATTGAGCCCGGTGTACATGATTTTAGGGTATGGAAGAACGATTTGTATATGTTTTCGCAACTATTGTTCAAACCAGTCGATGTAGCAAAATTCAACAACGATGTTACGGGCGGTAGCAAATAG